The genomic DNA AAGTTGCGAATATTGACGGATTTGACGATCGTGGTGTTGTCATCAACGGGAATGTGAGCGAGGATGCTTTCTAGCTTAAAGCGACCAAACTGCACAGAAGAGTAGGTGATATTAGGCAAAGCAAACCGATAGCCTTTCCGCGCATCCGGATCGTCCTGTTGCATCACAAACCGCATGATGCCATTCAGCCGATTCACCTTAATTTCCAGGCTAGCGGACATCTCGTACTCGCCCATTTCTACGTCATATTCCTCGATTTCGGTATCCTGGGGTGCCTTACTCGTGCCGATCGCCCCTTTGTGGACAAACAGCGCATGGGCAGCATCGATGCCGTTCTCCATCGTGCGGGTGAAGTGGGCGTTAAAGGTATAGCGGCTAAAGGCGGGCGGACGTTCGGGAGACTCAAACTGCGGAAATTCCGGAATCGGCGGACGGCGATCGGCAGGCAAATCGAGATCACCGACAAACATCCAGACCAGACCGTATCTTTCCTGAATTGGGTAGGACTGCACTCGCGCCCGTTTGGGAATCGGCGTTTCCGGTGAATCTGCGGGGATGTGGCTGCACCGCCCATCAGCTTCATAGCGCCAGCCGTGATAGGGACAGCGCAGGCAGTCATTCTCCGTCCATCCCATCGCCAGACTTGCCCCCCGGTGGGCACACTGATTATCCAGCGCAATCACCTGTCCCTGATGCCGATACAGGACGTATTCCTTACCCAAAAGCTTCAATAGCTTCGGTTCCGAACCCACTTCATGGCTTAACTCAACCGCATACCAAAAATTCTTCAGCATGATCTATTTCCTTTCTCTAAATCCGTTCATCGATTTTGTAGGATGCGTTAGTGAAGTGCAACGCATGATTCTCAAAGCTCTAAATCCGTTCATTAATCACCGTAGCTCTGTAGTATGAGTTGGCGAAGCGTAACGTATGATTCTCAGAAGCTTGATTATCCTGCCGATCGTCTTTCACCAAACTCGCTCACGATCCTGCCGTTACCATTGCCGCATGCTTGCCGTTTGCCTCCGATGGCACTGCCGGAATGCCATAATCCCCGATCGCCCAGCCCTGCTCCACGTATTTCCGGATCAGTTTGCGATAGGCAAGTTGCAGGCTATCCGAAGCAATGAGAATCTCGCCTGTCAGCGGCACGACTCTGGGCACCTGGCTTTCAATTACCGCCTTGTCTTCCCAGTAGGTATCGTTCGTGTTTTTGCGGGAGTTCCAGTCCGCCCAGGGATGGGGGAGGAAATTGCGTAAGCCGATCCACTTGGTTAGCGTTGTATTTTCATCCACAGGAATATTGCTGGCGAAGTAAATATACTGGAAGCCGCGATAGTTGAAGTCCAGGTGAATGCGGTTGATATTCGGCATATGAACCGTTAGCGTTGCGCTGGAGAAAGGACGATCGCGTTTCACAATTAGCTTCAGCAGACCTGCTCGCTTAGGCGGTTTAGAAATCGTTTTAGCAGTGGCAGTCCAGTCGTCCATCTGCACTTCGTAGGGCGGCACCTGAGCATCGTTACGGTGATGGAAGAAAACCGAGTGAACAAACGGCGCATGGGAACTGTCCAGACCGCTTTCTACGACACGGGTATAGTGAGCATTCCAGGTATACTCACCGCTTACACTGCGCCATGCTGGGTTATCAAATTCTGGAAAATCGGGAATCGGCGGACGCTGCTCGGCAGGTAAATCCCCCACAAATAGCCAGATAAAGCCGTACCGCTCCTCAACCGGAAAGGACTCTACTTTCGCCCGTTTGGGAATGGGTACACCGGGCTGATCCGCAGGCACTTCCACACATTTACCCTCACTGTCGTAGCGCCAACCGTGATAGGGACAGCGAATACAGTTTCCTTCCACCCATCCGCTCGATAGGGCAGCCCCCCGGTGAATACAGCGATCGGTCAGCGCAATCACCTGACCCTGACTATCCCGATACAGCACATAATCCTGACCCATCAGCCGGATCTGCTGGGGTTTGTCGCTCACCGCAGCACTGAATTCAACGGCATACCAGAAGTTCTTGAGCATTAGAAAATTCCCTTCGTAGTGAGATGTAGGTGAATGGTGTGGCGATCGAGTTTGTCAGCGTGAAGTTATTTTCAAAGGCGATCGATTGGCCAACGAATCGATTGAAAGATTAGTATCGGCAAGCAAACGCAAATGCAGCAAAAAGAATTTTGAGAAATGCTG from Leptolyngbya ohadii IS1 includes the following:
- a CDS encoding aromatic ring-hydroxylating dioxygenase subunit alpha, whose amino-acid sequence is MLKNFWYAVELSHEVGSEPKLLKLLGKEYVLYRHQGQVIALDNQCAHRGASLAMGWTENDCLRCPYHGWRYEADGRCSHIPADSPETPIPKRARVQSYPIQERYGLVWMFVGDLDLPADRRPPIPEFPQFESPERPPAFSRYTFNAHFTRTMENGIDAAHALFVHKGAIGTSKAPQDTEIEEYDVEMGEYEMSASLEIKVNRLNGIMRFVMQQDDPDARKGYRFALPNITYSSVQFGRFKLESILAHIPVDDNTTIVKSVNIRNFLNHTPILNIWLDRNTAQVGNNILKEDDVVVKTQSPRYAPFNEMGRELLVASDATLIAYRKLLKKYADQPIESEKPSEKPQVMV
- a CDS encoding aromatic ring-hydroxylating dioxygenase subunit alpha yields the protein MLKNFWYAVEFSAAVSDKPQQIRLMGQDYVLYRDSQGQVIALTDRCIHRGAALSSGWVEGNCIRCPYHGWRYDSEGKCVEVPADQPGVPIPKRAKVESFPVEERYGFIWLFVGDLPAEQRPPIPDFPEFDNPAWRSVSGEYTWNAHYTRVVESGLDSSHAPFVHSVFFHHRNDAQVPPYEVQMDDWTATAKTISKPPKRAGLLKLIVKRDRPFSSATLTVHMPNINRIHLDFNYRGFQYIYFASNIPVDENTTLTKWIGLRNFLPHPWADWNSRKNTNDTYWEDKAVIESQVPRVVPLTGEILIASDSLQLAYRKLIRKYVEQGWAIGDYGIPAVPSEANGKHAAMVTAGS